Proteins from one Podospora pseudocomata strain CBS 415.72m chromosome 4, whole genome shotgun sequence genomic window:
- a CDS encoding hypothetical protein (EggNog:ENOG503P0W9; COG:S), producing MATQQDLQELIRLMTVTRKMPMLQAMTSIKALQAVDLRSIKQISEASLPTVQEALKDDKVARALQNACKAVIKRNATQSSSPPSGGGVLKRGSSISSTSPVSKRAKSDVFMTGPVEMTPQELEASLELPICTDEDTIKETVIETNRAPLVLAFAVEMLRYTMPEQPLSSRLSLGQAVVSANSRSKAVSLGLDKGPSADQEGYGEGQPRVKVMGREVAVLKRSGYEWKGEERSGDEKKDGAGGSQETSATTASTLDPTPTPTATWSTSPPIIMKDSKFVARAIHLTSPSQRKYLMESLMHNHPELKSATHNAWAFRLKPPENANWLTQRTMREESFDDGETGCGDLMLKVMREAGAVDTLVVLTRWFGGTMLGPDRWRLMRNAVTSALGERMRKTGGSISLGGEALWGLDLEAMRKAQPGTTVGGYGSGKQLQPLTHVVGMHIHRPEAARSYLLRSFGKPSPPPADETATSPSKKKAVHKTAKVLEAEREENLGLLLGALRLLFDSWADHLDVAELDRRTWAWYCAIRPEVDSGPNGWGGKGSVKLVDLLKLRRGDQS from the exons ATGGCTACCCAACAGGATCTCCAAGAACTCATACGGCTCATGACCGTCACAAGAAAAATGCCCATGCTCCAAGCTATGACATCAATCAAAGCCCTCCAGGCAGTTGATCTCAGGAG CATCAAACAAATATCCGAAGCGTCCCTCCCCACCGTTCAGGAAGCTCTCAAAGACGACAAGGTCGCACGCGCTCTCCAAAACGCCTGCAAGGCCGTCATCAAGAGAAATGCCAcacagtcatcatcaccaccctctggcggcggtgttCTCAAGCGTGGATCATCAATATCATCCACATCACCGGTATCCAAACGCGCCAAAAGCGACGTTTTCATGACTGGCCCTGTTGAAATGACCCCCCAGGAATTGGAGGCTTCCCTGGAGCTGCCAATATGCACAGACGAGGATACTATAAAGGAGACGGTCATCGAAACTAACCGGGCGCCACTCGTACTTGCCTTTGCGGTGGAGATGCTTAGATATACCATGCCTGAGCAGCCGTTATCGAGTAGACTCAGCCTCGGTCAGGCGGTGGTGAGCGCCAACTCTCGGTCCAAGGCTGTGAGTTTGGGACTGGACAAAGGCCCCAGTGCGGATCAGGAGGGGTATGGGGAAGGTCagccgagggtgaaggtAATGGGTAGGGAGGTTGCGGTTCTCAAAAGGAGTGGGTATGAGTGGAAAGGTGAGGAAAGGTCCGGCGACGAAAAAAAGGATGGAGCGGGAGGGTCACAGGAGACGAGTGCAACGACGGCCTCGACGCTGGACCCGACGCCTACACCTACGGCTACTTGGTCTACGAGCCCGCCGATTATTATGAAGGACTCCAAGTTTGTGGCGAGGGCCATTCATTTAACGTCACCGTCGCAGAGGAAGTACTTGATGGAGAGCTTGATGCATAATCACCCTGAGTTGAAGAGTGCAACGCATAATGCCTGGGCTTTCCGGCTGAAGCCGCCTGAGAATGCGAATTGGCTCACTCAGAGGACCATGAGGGAGGAGtcgtttgatgatggggagacTGGGTGTGGGGATCTCATGCTGAAGGTTATGCGGGAGGCTGGGGCGGTCGATACACTCGTCGTTCTCACCCGTTGGTTCGGAGGGACGATGTTAGGGCCGGAcaggtggaggttgatgagaaaTGCGGTTACGTCTGCGCTCGGTGAACGAATGCGAAAGACGGGAGGAAGTATTTCACTCGGAGGCGAGGCTCTTTGGGGCCTGGATCTCGAGGCCATGAGAAAAGCCCAGCCTGGGACCACAGTTGGAGGTTACGGGTCAGGCAAGCAGCTGCAGCCGCTAACCCATGTGGTGGGGATGCATATTCACCGGCCCGAGGCGGCCAGATCGTATCTGCTGAGGAGTTTTgggaagccatcaccaccgccagccgACGAAACAGCGACGAGCCCTTCCAAGAAAAAAGCGGTGCATAAAACGGCCAAAGTactggaggcggagagggaggagaacttggggttgttgcttgGGGCGTTGAGATTGCTTTTTGATAGCTGGGCGGATCATCTTGATGTGGCAGAACTCGATAGGAGGACGTGGGCTTGGTACTGCGCCATTCGTCCAGAGGTGGATAGTGGCCCAAATGGctggggtgggaaggggtcgGTGAAGTTGGTGGATCTTCTAAAGCTGAGACGAGGGGATCAGTCATGA